The Arachidicoccus terrestris genome includes the window TATATTCGGCACCAGGCAAGTATTCCAATATAATAGAATTAGGGAAATCTTTTAGCTGATTTTCAGCTTCTGACAGACTATTTATCTTTTTTGCTCCTCTCGATCCATACCCTACATCTGGCTTCATAAATACTGGATATTTATTTATATCTTGAATTGAATGATATAATCTAGGACAATTAATACTATCACATAATAGCTCATAGGTTAAAGTTTTTGAATTACAAATTGTAGTCGTTTCTGCAGGTGAAGCAATTACTTTACAGCCAAGTTCATTTTCGCAAAGCTTTAAAGAGTTAATTACAAAATCCATTGTAGGATAAATCGCGTCAATATCGCGAGAAATTATAATCTCCTTTATATGCGCCAAAAAGCCCTCATCGTCTACAAATGGTACATTTCCAATATAATCTTCGTATATATATCGCCCATGATCATCTACGCTATTTGCACCAACGAGCTTTATATGTCTTGAATATATTAAAGACCTATGTATCTCAAGTCCAATTTCAGAGCCACAAGGGAACACCAATATATTGAATTTTTTTTCCATTAGTTGTTTTGTATTCTTAAAATTAATCGGCAAATTAAATCGACTTCTTCACGAGATAAATCAAAATATAGTGGCAAGCAAGCGACGCGTTTTGCAACATCTTCTGTAATCGATAAATCCTTTTTATCAACATAAGGTAATGAGCTTGACAAAGACGGATAAAAATAACGCCTGGCATAAATTTCATTCTTCTTCAATTTATCAACACATGCCAATAATAAATCTTCTGTTTCAAAGACAATAGGAAAATAGGCATAATTTTTAGAAGCATCTAAATTCCAAATAGGAATCACCCCTTTTACATTTTGAAGGTTTTTCATATACCTTTCTGTTAAAAAACGTCTTTTGTCGATAATTTCATTAACATATGGAAGGTTTGAGAGTCCCATTGCCGCATGGAATTCTGAATTTTTACCATTGATTCCAAGTTCTGCAAAGTCTTCGGGACCATTAAATCCAAAATTTCTGATATATGATAACTTTTTAAGGATGTCTTTATTCTTTGTTATTATTAACCCTCCCTCACCAGAATGATAAAGCTTTGTTGCATGGAGACTACATGTTGAAATGTCGCCATATTCAAAGATCGACTTTCCTCTCAACATAACCCCAAAGGCATGTGCAGCATCGTAAATCACTTTAATATTATATTTTTTTGCTATTTTTTCTATCTGATCAACATCACATGGATTACCATAAACATGTGTGGCTAATATTGCTGAAGTATTCTCAGTGATTGAATCCTCAATTTTACCGGCATCAATATTTAAAGATTTAGGATCAATATCAACAAACACCGGAGTGCAATTTTCCCAAACTA containing:
- a CDS encoding DegT/DnrJ/EryC1/StrS family aminotransferase, with the protein product MIPVSKPFLPPQSEYNSYLNGIWNRQWLTNMGPLASELEIKLKEFLKLDHLLFVSNGTIALQMAIKALNLRGEIITTPFSFVATTSCIVWENCTPVFVDIDPKSLNIDAGKIEDSITENTSAILATHVYGNPCDVDQIEKIAKKYNIKVIYDAAHAFGVMLRGKSIFEYGDISTCSLHATKLYHSGEGGLIITKNKDILKKLSYIRNFGFNGPEDFAELGINGKNSEFHAAMGLSNLPYVNEIIDKRRFLTERYMKNLQNVKGVIPIWNLDASKNYAYFPIVFETEDLLLACVDKLKKNEIYARRYFYPSLSSSLPYVDKKDLSITEDVAKRVACLPLYFDLSREEVDLICRLILRIQNN